One window from the genome of Rufibacter tibetensis encodes:
- a CDS encoding DUF3871 family protein, producing METTLMRLNAQPEPRLTVTRNPEAGAQSASSAFIEANTVSIPFTEIQQDHIIPVYVKDNEPLISQSDFIQTTQELVNTIFRGEQVLSPAIRCSHPIKGRTPEAKDKPANQLQDWEKTLYYERMMFVIEIPTVHDTIDGNPLTLTVGGVKAYNLDNLYNKKGAAEHFKVFIGFKNMVCTNLCVRTDGYLADLRVSSVDQLYSAIYQLLSSYDQHLHLRQMQSLTEHSISEQQFAQLLGRCRMYPHLPTDDKKQIPALLYGDSQLTSVCRDYYKDVNFCRQEDGRINLWKLYNLFTGANKSTYIDQFLDRSINALDFASQVQGALQGNSTSWYLN from the coding sequence ATGGAAACCACATTGATGAGGCTCAATGCCCAACCAGAGCCAAGGCTCACAGTTACCAGAAACCCAGAGGCAGGCGCACAGTCTGCCTCTTCTGCTTTCATAGAAGCCAACACTGTCTCTATCCCCTTTACAGAGATACAGCAGGACCACATCATCCCAGTGTACGTCAAGGACAACGAGCCCCTGATCAGCCAGTCAGACTTCATCCAGACCACGCAGGAGCTGGTAAACACTATCTTCAGGGGTGAGCAGGTCCTGAGCCCAGCTATACGCTGCAGCCATCCCATCAAGGGCAGGACCCCAGAGGCGAAGGACAAGCCTGCGAACCAACTGCAGGACTGGGAGAAGACCTTGTATTACGAGCGCATGATGTTCGTGATAGAGATTCCTACAGTCCATGACACCATAGATGGCAACCCATTGACGCTTACTGTGGGAGGCGTGAAGGCCTACAACCTGGACAATCTTTACAACAAGAAAGGCGCTGCTGAGCACTTCAAGGTGTTCATTGGGTTTAAGAACATGGTCTGCACCAATCTCTGCGTGAGGACTGATGGCTACCTGGCTGACCTGAGGGTGAGCAGCGTTGACCAGCTTTATTCTGCTATCTACCAGCTTCTGAGTTCCTACGACCAACATCTTCACCTACGACAGATGCAGTCTCTCACAGAACACTCCATCTCAGAACAGCAGTTCGCCCAGCTTTTAGGCAGATGCAGGATGTACCCACACCTACCTACAGATGACAAGAAACAGATACCAGCCCTGTTGTATGGTGATTCTCAGCTCACGTCTGTCTGCAGGGACTATTACAAAGACGTGAACTTCTGCAGGCAGGAGGATGGGAGAATAAACCTCTGGAAACTGTACAACCTGTTCACTGGGGCCAACAAGTCCACCTACATTGACCAGTTTCTGGACCGCTCTATCAATGCTTTGGACTTTGCCTCACAGGTACAGGGCGCATTACAGGGCAATAGCACAAGCTGGTATCTGAACTAA